GACCAATTTTGTTTCAGGCAAATGTACAAAATCAATTTTGAACTTTAGTctatatattgaaaaaatatataagttCAAGCTAAATGAAAAAGATATATAGTAATGTTGAACTGAAAATGTAAAAGAATTAGCTAATTAATATCCCGCACTtgtatgtactccctccgtcccggactactcgcacatttccttttcggcacggagattaaggaatgagtgtataggaaagtcaaccattgcggctgtaggtaataatttttactaaaaatggaaagagtgcaaataacttgggacgcccagaaagaaaataagtacaagtagtccgggacacggagggagtataaaacagGTGATTGAGCAAACTACAAGTGAGCAATTTCTTGGTACGTTTTCACTTCAATTTAATTGCCCTTGTTTTCGGCTCGTTTCGAGGTATTGTATCTTCGTTTTTGGTGTAAATTTATTGCTGTTTTCATCTACTTGTAGCAAAACACAATATTGATCACCAATTTATTTAATCTGTAATCTTCCTTAACACTTTTGGTATTTGGGGTTTTTCTTTAGTTTTGTGTGCCTCGGGTTTTATGTATGTAAGATCTCTTTGGACTGAATTTGGCTTTCCTGAATGCAGATTATCAAATTTATTTTCTGTTATATTTTATTGGCCAAGCTCCTGCTAGACAGGCTGCATTAGGTGGTCTGCTCCACCGTAAATAAAGTATGCGCATCAGGGATGAAAGGTTGGTCGGCATTTGCATAGTGATAGTGTTGTGCTTACTTTCTGATgattttcatttattaattttttgaatGCAGCTCCAATGCTTGCTGCTCAAACAATATAACTGGGTGAGAATGATGTAGTAGTTGCTGGTGGTATGGAAAGCATGTCCAATGCACCTAAGTGTATACCTATGGGAAGGTGAGGAGTGAGGAAGGACTATGGTTGTTGAAAATATGCTTTTTACAGGTCATTGTTGGAAAATGATTTCTGAAGGTTGAGCTTTTTAATAATAAAGTTCACTAATGAACACTTATTGGTCCCTTGCTATTGAAATTATGCGTTTTACAGGTCTTTTTTTGGAAAATTGTATGTTCCCTCATTCTAGTTTCTATATATGTCTGCCTCTTgaactgaaaaaaaaacattttcgtagacaatgtaggagtattaatatgttttattttattttattttattttattttattcatttcatCAAGTTTTTGTTTCTCTTGTGTATGCTGTCAGTTTGATGCATCGAGGTTAAGAAAGCTCCGGGCAAGTTTCAAGAAGGATGGAGTTCTGTAACAACTGGAAATGCTTCTAGTATAAGGTTTGGGTACTCCATGCCTTCCTCTTCTTATGAGCATCTCGTCCTGTTTCGTTTTCTCCCTCACCACCCTAGAAAGACCAacagccactttatttggctggCCATCTATGGGGTAGAAAGACACGAACTGATACTATTAGagtaaagagaaaaaaacaCCAAGTACCCGAAATCAAGAGGAATTATATTAAAAACCATTAAGAAAGGTAACAAACTGTCAGAACAAGACTCTCCCAAGTGATATTCGCCCAAAAAATTGTCTTTCAATAAGAACAAGACCACTTTTGATCACTAGGACATCTGAAGCCCAGCGAAGATGCCTGCAGACCAAACTAACAACCAGGAAAGTAACTAATGccaaaataacaataattaaataataagttAATATCAAGTTTTCCGTTGTATATTACATGTATATGCATGTACCTACATAATACCCTAATTATGCTACTTTCTGTCTATAGATTAGGCACCACATATGGAGCTAGGCATTGAACATATATGCCATTTACTTGACAATATCGATGAGTGAGATCCGTGTTATTCTTGTGCTCTTTAACTTGGTTCATTCACTTGAGTGGTGTTGGTCCTTGTTTTTGTATTCTTTCTGAAAACATAAATGATATTACATAAATGACAGCAAGTACATGCAATGACTAGATGTTTGCTGTTTCTTCACATGGTAGAAGTTTATGTTCTCAATATCCTAACATATAAGCTAACACAGCTAAGATAATTGACTGGCATGTAACAGAAGTGGGCATACAGCCTTGATCCTTCCGAAGGAAGAGGGCTTCAAACAAGGGTAAGTTGATTATTATCACTACCCCATTCAAAATAATCTGTAATGCACAAGAATCCAAATCTGTGGCTGGCTTCTTGATAATGATGCTTCTGGCAATTGAGATTGATGTAAGGAGATTGAACAGTGCAATTGTTGCTAAAATGGTGAACATTGATGAGGCTTCGCCAAATTCCATTATCTCTTGCTCAAATCTTTTAATTACATCACCGTCCACATTCTTCCCAGTGATTGCAAAATCCAACTTTGCGAAGCCCAAGTACCTCATGATTGTTTGGCAGAATCCAAAAAGATAACTGGTAACTCTATTGTACAGCCACATTCTCTGATCATTATACCATCCCTTTAACGTGCCTCCACAGCGGAGAAACTCTCCCAGGCTGTAAGTGTATTTTGCTAGGAGTACATATGCATATGGTAGAATCCAGTTGCTTGATAACTGTGACAAAAATCAGTGCATTCTCAGAAGATCAAAAGTGATTGTTCTGAAAAAATTTAATGTTGATGCATACCTGTGGAAACAAATTGATTCCCTTAAGGAGACAAAAGGTCGGTATAGTTACATAGTATAACGTAGCCAAACAGTTTGCTCCCCACAGGTTGTAGCAGAGATATGATATTTGAAGTTGTATTGGGATCTTTCCATGGCCATATATTAAAGGGCAGTATTTTGACAGGAATATCTGAAAGTTGCCTTCGGACCATCTAGTGTGCTGAATTAATGTACTTAACAGTGTCACAGGAGCTACTCCCATGAATCCTTTCCTCCCTGGGTTAAAGTGGACTGATCTCCATCCCTTGCACTTTATGGACAATCCAGTTACCACATCTTCAACAGGACATCCATACTTTAACCCCATCTGTAAGTTAACTATATTTGTATCAGACTTGTTGGAGATTGTAGTCATGTCATTAATGACACCCTTAGTATATTTTTGCTGTTCTTAGCCATATTAAATAAGGAAGAAATTTACATGATATGTATGGTATGTATTTGTGTGCGTGTGGGCGCaatagagagagtgagagagagaaccTCCTTGCCCCAGGATGAGTTCTCTTCATAGCTACAGTTTGCAAACTTGGCTATTTCCTCTAGAAGATTTTCTCTTTCTGGTTCCTGTATCTCATTCACTTGTTTCCAGTTGATGAGAGACCCCTTCTTATACTTCTTCCCAGTGAGAGCGTTTCGTCTGTGGAAACAGCAACTGCCAATGTATAGTGGCCCTCCATGTGCATCCAAGGCTAGAAGCTCTACCTTCAGTTATCAGTAAACCATTATGGTAAGTTCTCCTTCTATCAATCTATACGAGTATGAATTTATGTAACTTGCAGCGTTATTAACTCTTACTTCATTGGGCACTCTCAAAGAACTTCCATAAAGATCATTCCTTGTGATGTTATCGAAACACTGAGAATACTGCACGTAGGCAATGTCATGACCCTGTTCGTCATCCATGAAGAAGCATAAGGCCTCTCTCACAGATTGTGAGTTGTTTGAGTTGTGATCGCAATCTAGATTGAGAATTATTGGGCCGTTGCTTATCGTAGATGACACCCTTATCTGCTTCAGTCCATGAGAGTTATAATTTACATCCATTGAACTTAAACATTTGTTAAATAGGTAGAAAGAAGTATGCCATACGCTCATTAGACTTACCAAGGCATTCATGGATCCTGCTTTGAAGTTATGCGGGTACCCTGGTCTCTTCTCACGTGCCAAATATACGAGCATTGGCAATGGTTTTCCCTCTATGTCCACTTCCTTGGTGCCTCTCCTGTCAATTAGCACCTGAAACGCCACAAAATGAAATCTCGTGCTTAGAGATGTTCTGCTTAACTAACTCTGAAATGTTTTTATATGCAGATAAACTCTTCGCACTTGAAGAATGGTGTGGTGGTTGCTTCTGCTTACGCCCAACTCCCATTCACGGAGTCCTTTGTGGTGCTTCCTCAAATGATCAGGAACTCTCCCCAGCTTCATGATGTCGGTTATTTGCGCCTCCATTTCGTTATACAACTTCTGTTgagaaggaaaacaaaaaaagatGAATATAAATCAGATTTCAAGCTGATGTCAAGAATTGGGAGCATTACATACCTTGACTTCCCTCCATTCTTTGGCAAAAGTAGGGTCATCACTGGGTACTTGTTTAACAGCAGAGAAGTAAGCTTTAGGGGCCCGCAGCTCGACATTAAAGCTCTTACAAAATGGCAGCCATACTCTGGAAAACTTTGAAGCTTCATAAAGAGCGTAGAACACCATGTCAGAGCACCCGTCATCAGAAAGATACACGCTGAGCTTCTCAGGAGGGTAATCATACGCCATCACTGACAGCACAGTGTCGGCCACCATTAGTGGCGGCTCCAGTTGAGGGTCAGCTGTGCATACAAATATGTCTACACGTGGAAGGTCATCCTCATATCTGCATGAAAAGCTTTTCTGTCAGTTACTGACATCtgtggtttggtttggtttggtttgtaCCTGCGGGAGAGCCTATCTTTGAAGGTGTAACGGGAGACAGCTCGATATCGAACAAATTGAGTGATGATCCAGTAGATGATGAACCAGAGTTCTGCCATGGAAATGCCAATCCATGTCCATCTTGTCAGTCCATGTTGATGTGGGAAGTGTATCACTCTGTGAATACATATCAATGATATGGAGACAGCCATAGAAATTGCGTAAAAGCAGTAAACACCGCGCCATTTGGCTGCCTTGCTCTCAAACAGAGGAATGTAATCATTTTTCTCCATTCCCCTTCTCAATCTCTCTCTGGTAATTGAGCTTGGAAAGTATGGATAGGAGTTGCAAGTTTCCTAATTTATCACTAAGTTTTTTCAAAAAAAGTTAAGTGAGTAATGTCATTTTGTGTAAAAGGCGTGATgagttttctctctcactctgAAGTGCGTGACAGGTTGGTATTTGTCGTGATATTTTTGGTATTTGTCGtgatatttttggaaagttatgtTTGTGTATTGACCTTTGCGGCTAGTTGCGTATTCTTTAATTGCTAATTAATAggtttagagcatctccagtaagactggacgtcaaatagccctcatatagccttcacactgccacatcatcagcattacaattctcctgccacatcagcttgccacatcaactggagaTCAAATAgctctcacatagccttcacactacctatccacatcactaataacaattatataatttaatttacactcgtatcaacatacggaatttaatttacgagataaatacggaaaattcgaataataatattaaaacttaaaaagtatattaattttaaaaaaaaagtacaaaaattaaaaagtgcattaatttaaaaaagtaaaacaaaatcactcctcgccgccgtcctcgtctccgtcgtcgcccagcgcttcttcaccgtcgtcgccgccgcctccgtcgccacctacgccgcggctattcccgccggtgtccctcctcatcgcctccaattcttcacgctggctctggagcaatacacgaagaaaatccttcacctcggggtccaccgccgcttggaagtcggctaaggtcttcaccatttgagcgcgcgtttgttggcgcgcgaagaatttgagctcctcggtagacctgccgaggggggatgtcgaatggaccccctgggaactcggggtgccccccctcgcaacctgttgcgcccgcctttggccaaccgggcgaggtcggcgaccgaacgaacgaggagtcgggacctcctgggccgtctcggggaggtctatcgaaccaccgctgctgccgctataatctccggtatagttcagtttctgcctcttcggccagccagcgtcgacgcctgcccggaatttctctgactcgttgagcacaacgtagcagttccagtaggtgaactcatagtacttcttctgcggatcggggtaggctctctccgcaatcctcctgcagtcttcctctgtttggccactggtctgcatgcggagggcattggcgtacaaacccgaaaattgagagacgccagacctgattcggtcccagcacttccggacctcctccccggtgcacggtctcccttcagggcaaaatgccctgtaggctgcggctaccttggcccacaagttgacaatcctctggttgttcgaaacgagaggatcgtcgcagacactcacccacgtcttggcaaccgcaacgttctccgcgtccgtccactaactccggctgcgacgactcgccgaccttcttggccttgcccttcttcttaccccgccctactccctggctttgaatgagagtttccggaacctcgttcatatcaaaacccaagtccgctaaggagaaggtctccgtatactgtgcatccgttggggtagatgtgtgcgaagaaccggtggaaaaatcaaaagtcggccgataggcgttgtcccccccgtgcgtcccctgtgccgggggaatcatctgctgcgccggtggctgcatcccgggtgcccaccccgacatcatctgcatagggggctgcatgccgggtgcccaccccggcatcatctgctgccacgggtacatgttgtagtacccggtcatcggaggccaaccacctcccccaggagccggggaagtatgagaccctaccccgggagtcggggccgtctgagaccctacaccgagaggcgggggagtctgagaccatcccccgggagtcactagagtaccttcgtagttgttctccattgctcgttattgatcttgaacagaaagtaaggtagagagagtactcgttaaaacaagtggtgcgaatgaaaatgacgttcaaagcgcgtatatatagtgttttcaaaagaaaaaaaaataaaaaataaaatctgacgccagtttgacgccgatccgggacccacaatggcgccgtgaggatcggcgtcggaaccggcgtcatcgcgcgaatcggcatggccacgccgatttcgccgacgccggttccaatggttcggcgtcagaaccggcgtcggcgaaaaatcgacgtcgcgattttgacgccgttactggagatgctcttaataaCACACTTCGTACTTCATTTATATGAAAGATTGGCCTATGACCGGATTCATGAATGTGAAATTGTGAATTATGATATTTTTAGTGGCAAAATTGTGACGAATTTTGTCATAATTCTGCTTTTTCTGATGTTTTAGTGATTATGGTGGATACAAATACGCTCTCTTTATTATTGGATGTGTATTAGAGTTGACAATTCATACAACACGATCACACAACCATCAAATTGATGGGTTTGAGTTAAGTTTTATAGGAtttgtttttctgaagacgatcacACAACCATCAAATTGATGGGTTTGAGTTAAGTTTTATaggatttgttttcttttcagATTGACTTGTTAGAAATTCGATAATTTTGATTTGGATTCGGGTGGATTTGGGTTAAGTTCGAGAcccattaaaataataataataataataatttaattcttttttattatatactTAGTTTTATTCTTTAGGTTTTGTAAATCAAGTTTAAATCGTCCAAATCAAATTTAATCGTGTTATGTCTGGTTTAGCGTCATTGTCGTGTTATTATTGTATTGTGCCAACTCATATTATATCATATCGTTAGCGTTGAGTGTGGGTCGTGTTTGAGTTTGAAGCTACGCACGTTCAGGTTGACTTGTCTTATTAGGTTGGGTCAATATCATATAGACCCAATAATGATCCAACATGCACAATTTGCCAACTCTAATGTATTAACGTTCCGGACCAAGCTTAGTAGAACTCCCTATGTTCTATAAGAGTATGTATTTTTGGTtggacacggattttaatgcataattggtaagtAAGTGAGcgatagaaagaaaaattaattaaagtattgctagtggagaatgagtttcacctcaataaagagaaaaaaagtttccaaaattagaaaatgcatactCTTATGGGactcttaggccatccgcaatggcgcctagcgcaccgccaagccgagcgccggcgctaggcggtccattgcaaccgcccagcggatttcggaattaaaaaccgtcgagcgctcggcggtttcgcggcgctaggcggtgcgctgggcgatccgctcggcgctattgcagcgcccggatcgcctagcgcaccgccgaggggaatttttttttctgaaacactatatatacgcggtttgcacgtcattttcattcgcatcacttattttaacgagtactctctctatcttaatttctgtacaagatcaacaccgagaaatgagtaacgccggttgtagtagtggtggtagtggtggggatgctgaggagtacgatcgtataatgaacgaagcactagaggcctatacgaaccgtgagattgatcgatggatgcagagggtcttgcagccggcggtacctcgacctcgcccag
This DNA window, taken from Salvia splendens isolate huo1 chromosome 18, SspV2, whole genome shotgun sequence, encodes the following:
- the LOC121776321 gene encoding cellulose synthase-like protein E6 isoform X2; the protein is MEKNDYIPLFESKAAKWRGVYCFYAISMAVSISLICIHRVIHFPHQHGLTRWTWIGISMAELWFIIYWIITQFVRYRAVSRYTFKDRLSRRYEDDLPRVDIFVCTADPQLEPPLMVADTVLSVMAYDYPPEKLSVYLSDDGCSDMVFYALYEASKFSRVWLPFCKSFNVELRAPKAYFSAVKQVPSDDPTFAKEWREVKKLYNEMEAQITDIMKLGRVPDHLRKHHKGLREWELGVSRSNHHTILQVLIDRRGTKEVDIEGKPLPMLVYLAREKRPGYPHNFKAGSMNALIRVSSTISNGPIILNLDCDHNSNNSQSVREALCFFMDDEQGHDIAYVQYSQCFDNITRNDLYGSSLRVPNEVELLALDAHGGPLYIGSCCFHRRNALTGKKYKKGSLINWKQVNEIQEPERENLLEEIAKFANCSYEENSSWGKEMGLKYGCPVEDVVTGLSIKCKGWRSVHFNPGRKGFMGVAPVTLLSTLIQHTRWSEGNFQIFLSKYCPLIYGHGKIPIQLQISYLCYNLWGANCLATLYYVTIPTFCLLKGINLFPQLSSNWILPYAYVLLAKYTYSLGEFLRCGGTLKGWYNDQRMWLYNRVTSYLFGFCQTIMRYLGFAKLDFAITGKNVDGDVIKRFEQEIMEFGEASSMFTILATIALFNLLTSISIARSIIIKKPATDLDSCALQIILNGVVIIINLPLFEALFLRKDQGCMPTSVTCQSIILAVLAYMLGY
- the LOC121776321 gene encoding cellulose synthase-like protein E6 isoform X1, whose translation is MEKNDYIPLFESKAAKWRGVYCFYAISMAVSISLICIHRVIHFPHQHGLTRWTWIGISMAELWFIIYWIITQFVRYRAVSRYTFKDRLSRRYEDDLPRVDIFVCTADPQLEPPLMVADTVLSVMAYDYPPEKLSVYLSDDGCSDMVFYALYEASKFSRVWLPFCKSFNVELRAPKAYFSAVKQVPSDDPTFAKEWREVKKLYNEMEAQITDIMKLGRVPDHLRKHHKGLREWELGVSRSNHHTILQVLIDRRGTKEVDIEGKPLPMLVYLAREKRPGYPHNFKAGSMNALQIRVSSTISNGPIILNLDCDHNSNNSQSVREALCFFMDDEQGHDIAYVQYSQCFDNITRNDLYGSSLRVPNEVELLALDAHGGPLYIGSCCFHRRNALTGKKYKKGSLINWKQVNEIQEPERENLLEEIAKFANCSYEENSSWGKEMGLKYGCPVEDVVTGLSIKCKGWRSVHFNPGRKGFMGVAPVTLLSTLIQHTRWSEGNFQIFLSKYCPLIYGHGKIPIQLQISYLCYNLWGANCLATLYYVTIPTFCLLKGINLFPQLSSNWILPYAYVLLAKYTYSLGEFLRCGGTLKGWYNDQRMWLYNRVTSYLFGFCQTIMRYLGFAKLDFAITGKNVDGDVIKRFEQEIMEFGEASSMFTILATIALFNLLTSISIARSIIIKKPATDLDSCALQIILNGVVIIINLPLFEALFLRKDQGCMPTSVTCQSIILAVLAYMLGY